Proteins encoded by one window of Tunturibacter psychrotolerans:
- a CDS encoding DUF72 domain-containing protein, which yields MAGEVRIGISGWRYAGWRGVFYPPKLPQRSELAFAAKNFNSIEINGTHYSLQRPEYFAQWAEETPDDFVFAVKGSRFITHMKKLRDVEDALANFFAQGILRLGKKLGPVLWQFPPRFVFDPVKLESFFKMLPRTMKQAAQLAGAHGPKLHGRAHTTVERGTAKQEIRHCVEIRHESFAVPEFIQLLRRYNIGSVVADTVEWPLLMDVTTDFVYCRLHGSEQLYASGYDDAALDVWADRVVAWAGGDDAPSGRFACGERCIKIPARDVYLYFDNDMKVRAPFDAKSLRERVQGRLELQTTV from the coding sequence GTGGCGGGCGAAGTACGCATCGGTATTTCAGGATGGCGCTATGCTGGTTGGCGGGGCGTTTTCTATCCTCCGAAACTCCCGCAACGCAGCGAGCTTGCCTTCGCGGCAAAGAACTTCAACTCGATTGAGATCAACGGGACGCACTACTCCCTCCAGCGACCCGAATACTTCGCACAATGGGCTGAAGAGACGCCGGATGATTTTGTCTTCGCGGTGAAGGGATCGCGCTTCATCACTCATATGAAAAAGCTACGAGACGTTGAAGATGCGCTTGCGAACTTCTTCGCACAGGGGATTCTGCGTCTCGGTAAGAAGCTGGGGCCGGTGCTGTGGCAGTTTCCGCCACGGTTTGTGTTCGATCCCGTCAAGCTAGAGTCTTTCTTCAAAATGCTACCCCGGACGATGAAGCAAGCAGCTCAACTCGCTGGCGCACACGGGCCGAAGTTGCATGGCCGGGCGCATACAACAGTCGAACGAGGAACCGCCAAGCAAGAGATTCGGCATTGTGTCGAAATTCGGCATGAGAGTTTTGCTGTTCCAGAGTTCATTCAACTACTCCGGCGATATAACATCGGCTCGGTCGTGGCCGACACGGTGGAGTGGCCACTATTGATGGACGTAACTACGGACTTCGTCTATTGCAGGCTACATGGGTCGGAACAGCTCTACGCCAGCGGCTACGACGATGCAGCACTTGATGTCTGGGCCGACCGCGTCGTCGCATGGGCGGGAGGAGACGATGCGCCGAGTGGCCGGTTCGCTTGTGGGGAACGGTGCATAAAAATTCCGGCGCGCGACGTTTATCTCTACTTTGATAACGACATGAAGGTGCGTGCTCCTTTTGACGCGAAGAGTCTGCGCGAACGGGTGCAGGGGCGATTGGAGCTGCAGACAACCGTCTAG
- a CDS encoding DUF763 domain-containing protein — protein MKRSGTADLPLHGGRVPPWLASRMTELGTAIAEQVILNYGQSEFLTRLSDPFWFQAYGAVMGMDWHSSGITTSVLGALKRGMNPRFSELGLMVCGGRGRHSVRTPDELRAFSQKTGLDGDALARTSRLTARIDNNAVADGFQLYLHSFVITQSGEWAVVQQGMNPDSHLARRYHWHSASVRDFVSAPHTAIVGQPQGEILNLVDVRARKAQSALLTIARGPVPSALNDARKLIMPMHHDVRAENVDLKRLGAVLAVAHEQELRDFSSLLLVEGLGPRTLQSLALVAEVVHGAPARFSDPARFSFAHGGKDGHPFPVTLKTYDDSLGVLRRCLEAARLGHTEKLEGFARLDRLTRKVEEECEPLTDFDAAIRHERATSPLLGGRTVFDDEMPKKRIFPAPQLNLFGS, from the coding sequence ATGAAGCGCTCAGGCACAGCCGATCTTCCACTTCACGGCGGGCGTGTGCCTCCTTGGCTCGCCAGTCGTATGACGGAGCTGGGGACTGCTATCGCCGAGCAAGTCATCCTGAACTATGGGCAATCCGAATTCCTTACCCGATTGAGCGATCCGTTCTGGTTTCAGGCCTATGGCGCCGTGATGGGTATGGACTGGCACTCTTCCGGTATTACAACCTCGGTGCTCGGGGCGCTAAAGCGAGGAATGAATCCGCGTTTCTCGGAACTTGGTTTGATGGTCTGCGGCGGTCGTGGTCGGCACTCCGTTCGTACACCAGACGAGTTGCGTGCGTTTTCGCAAAAGACGGGGCTCGATGGTGATGCTTTGGCACGCACGAGCCGATTGACCGCGCGCATCGATAACAACGCGGTTGCGGATGGCTTTCAACTCTATCTGCATTCTTTCGTAATAACTCAGTCGGGGGAGTGGGCTGTCGTCCAACAAGGAATGAATCCCGACAGCCACTTGGCTCGGCGATATCACTGGCATTCGGCCAGCGTGCGCGATTTCGTGTCTGCGCCACATACAGCCATCGTGGGCCAGCCCCAAGGCGAGATACTCAACCTTGTGGACGTACGCGCGCGGAAGGCCCAGAGTGCCCTGCTCACGATTGCAAGGGGACCCGTCCCGAGTGCTTTGAATGACGCTCGCAAACTCATCATGCCGATGCACCACGACGTTCGTGCCGAAAATGTGGATTTGAAGCGACTGGGTGCCGTGTTGGCTGTGGCGCACGAGCAGGAACTTCGGGACTTTTCCTCGTTGCTCCTTGTAGAGGGGCTGGGACCGCGAACGCTACAATCTTTGGCGTTGGTTGCGGAAGTCGTTCATGGAGCGCCGGCCCGCTTCTCCGATCCAGCGCGCTTTTCGTTCGCTCACGGGGGCAAAGACGGACATCCTTTTCCGGTAACGCTCAAGACTTACGATGACTCGCTTGGCGTGCTGCGGCGTTGTCTTGAGGCGGCTCGCCTGGGACATACTGAGAAGCTTGAAGGGTTCGCGCGTCTAGATCGATTGACCCGCAAAGTTGAAGAAGAGTGTGAACCACTTACCGACTTCGACGCCGCGATCAGGCATGAACGCGCGACCTCCCCGTTACTCGGAGGGCGGACGGTATTCGACGACGAAATGCCAAAGAAACGGATCTTTCCGGCACCGCAATTGAATCTGTTTGGTAGTTAA
- a CDS encoding response regulator, whose protein sequence is MKRVVFVVDDEAVIAQTLAVILNQAGFQATAFDRPEKAIAARAELAPDLLISDVMMPGMTGVELAIHFREAQPDCKILLFSGQAATADLLREAREQGYDFDLLSKPVHPADLLAKLRA, encoded by the coding sequence ATGAAACGTGTGGTTTTTGTAGTTGACGACGAAGCGGTGATTGCCCAAACACTCGCCGTTATTTTGAACCAAGCAGGCTTTCAAGCGACTGCCTTCGATCGTCCCGAGAAGGCCATCGCCGCCCGTGCTGAGTTAGCTCCTGATCTCCTCATCAGTGACGTCATGATGCCAGGCATGACGGGTGTCGAACTGGCGATTCACTTCCGCGAAGCTCAGCCTGACTGTAAGATCCTGCTCTTCTCTGGCCAGGCCGCGACGGCCGATCTTTTGCGCGAGGCTCGCGAGCAGGGGTATGACTTCGATCTGCTGTCAAAACCAGTCCATCCGGCCGACCTTCTTGCAAAACTCCGAGCTTAG
- a CDS encoding sensor histidine kinase, translating to MDSPLAPRDSFEDEGQKLRVCEENLRRYHQLALAGRLVGATMHEVNNRLAALTNLIYLARTPTQPPQLGLEYLDEADLQLRSLGEITARSLAFIRVEAEPKEIDLVELAMSALRLHDHHISKKRITVLTRSVESAVASVKRGEIFQVFTNLLLNSIEALPHSGNLHVRVAMRHPNVIITIADNGKGIPDAFRETLFDSFKSGKSEGNGLGLWVVREIVQGHGGTIKYRSNNVMGKSGTIFRIALPVQAAA from the coding sequence ATGGACTCGCCTCTCGCACCTCGCGACTCCTTTGAGGACGAAGGTCAGAAGCTCAGAGTCTGCGAAGAAAACCTCCGAAGGTATCACCAGCTAGCTCTCGCGGGTAGGCTTGTCGGTGCGACGATGCATGAAGTCAACAACCGACTGGCGGCGCTCACAAATCTCATCTATCTGGCGAGAACCCCCACTCAGCCACCGCAACTGGGCCTCGAATATCTGGATGAGGCAGACCTCCAACTTCGCAGCCTTGGCGAGATCACCGCCAGGAGTCTCGCTTTCATTCGCGTGGAAGCAGAACCCAAAGAAATAGACTTGGTGGAGTTGGCCATGTCGGCACTCCGCCTTCATGATCATCACATCTCCAAGAAGAGAATCACTGTCCTAACGAGATCGGTTGAATCCGCGGTAGCTTCTGTGAAAAGAGGCGAGATCTTCCAGGTTTTTACAAATCTTCTTCTCAATTCGATTGAAGCGCTACCCCATTCCGGAAATCTCCACGTCCGAGTGGCGATGCGTCACCCAAATGTGATCATTACGATTGCCGATAATGGAAAAGGGATCCCGGACGCATTCAGGGAGACTTTGTTCGACTCCTTCAAGAGCGGCAAATCCGAAGGCAACGGGCTCGGCCTCTGGGTCGTACGAGAGATTGTTCAAGGTCATGGCGGCACGATCAAATATCGGAGCAACAATGTCATGGGCAAGAGCGGGACAATCTTTCGCATCGCGCTGCCTGTCCAGGCGGCCGCTTAG